GGCGCCATACACGCTGCTTGGCCTGATGCTTATGGGGGCGCCCGAGCACGTGGCGAGGATGCGGCATGTAGTAATCGATGAGATGCAGGATTACACGCCCGCAGAGTACGAGGTTCTCAAAACGCTGTTCCCCAGTGCTAGGTTCACAGTGCTGGGTGATGTGAGCCAGGCGATAAACCCGGTAAGTGGGGTTACCGATACCCAGGCGATTCTCGACAGCTTCGGCCACGATGCCCATTATGTGGAACTGAAGCGCAGCTACCGCTCGACAGTGGAGATCATGGAATTCGCCGCAGGCGTGCTCGCAGGCGCCCACAGGCATGACCGAAGTCCTGAGGCAGCCGTGGAGTCCATCAGTCGGCATGGAGAGAAGACCCTCGTGGCGGCGGCGAAGAGCCCCGGCGACGTGCCATCGGTGGTAGCCGCACTCGTGGATGAGGCGACCGCGCAGGGTGCACGGTCAGTGGGACTGATATGAACTCAAAGCGTTCCACAGGGGTTGCATCGCCTGCTTCGCAAACACCGACAGCGACGCCGGTCGAACCGCCATAGCTGCCACTCTGGCAGGGAGCGAGCCCTACTATTCCCAGTGTGGGCGCATTCCCGATGGGTCCATACACGCCGAGCCCACGATCTGCCCTTGGGGCTGGGCCTGAGGCAGGACTATCGGTGCTCCACTGATCAGCAACACGAAGCCGACCAAAACCGAGACAATGACCCTGGACAATCCACGTTCGGCACTAATCGGTAATCCTCTCCTCCCACCGTGCTTGCTTATCGCCGGAGAGCACAGCAAATCGAGACAGACTGCCGGCGAGCCGAGCTGTAAGGAAGGCATGCAACACAGACACGAGGCCTGGCGCGAGACTAGAAGCTGACGCGCAGCAGATTCCAGTAGTATAGGAACCAGAGCACTCCAGCCTCGGCTGCTAGCACCGCAAATGACCACGCTGCAGTGACGAACGGCATCCGCGCCCGCCGCCAGCCGAATCCGCCAAGATCCAGGCTGCCCACGCTCAGGCGCCCTCGGTGACGTGACCCGCGGACCACGAACACTGCGAGGGCAATGGCTGGCAGGACTCCGACAAGAGAGAGGACCCGGATAAAGACTAGCGCCCTCGGCGCCGTGCTCACCATCTCCCACTCGGGCATCGACAGAAGGCCAAGCGCCCCACTGCCGAGCGCCGCGATGTTGAGAATCCCCACCGCAGCACACAGGATTCTTGCTCGGCCAGCCAGTCGGGAGCCAGGCGCCTGGAAGCGCATCCGACTCCGGCTCCGCCGCGTAAGCCCGGGCAGTGCTCGGACAAGCCAGACAACGATGGCGAGCGCAAACAGTGCAGTGCATCCCACAATCAGCGGCACATGCAGCGAGGTTCCTTCATACCACCGCAGTTTCTCGAAGGAATGCGCTCCTATGAACATGCGACCGGCGTCGCCGGGTGATGCTTCTCTGAATGCCATTAGGGTATCCGCGCCCAGCTTTCTGAACACGAACGGCTCTATCTCGACCCACACCTCGGCGGGCTGACTTCCGCCAGGCGGGTGCAGAACGATGGACCCATCTCTGTTTGCCTCAACGCGGTACTCCTGTGAAAGCGCAATAAGCTTCTCCACGGTGCGCCTAGGGTAGCGAGTCGGTCGGTATGCACCTTCGATTGCCTTCACCCGCTCTTCGAACCCAGAGATTGGGCGCGTCGCAATGGCGCTGATCGACCCAGCGTCCTCGGTCGGCGGGTAGAACTCGCTAAACAGGTTCCCCATTAGCTCGTAGGGGAGGGCTGCGCCAGAGTCGCTGTTGCATGAGACGAAGAATCCGGTATTTTCCTCCGGTATGAGCACGAGTGCGCTGTAGAAGTTCCATACCGCTCCATCGTGCGACAGGATTCGCCGTCCGTTGCGCGTATCGGGGAAGAAACCATACGCCACGCCCGGGAGCATGGGATGGTTCGTGAACTGCTGAGTATGCATCGCGCGAGCGGACTCAGGAGTGAGTATTCGAGCATCTCCGAGCCTGCCCTCGTTCAGGTGGGCGATCATGAACCTGGCGATGTCATCTCCAGTGGTCATCAATGCTCCAGCAGGAGCCTGGTTGATCTGCACGTGCGGTACTGCGACCTGCACACGTGAGCCTTTCACAGAGCGATAGCTCTTGGCGATGCCATCCGCAACCGTGTCGGACAGCTCAAACCCGCTGTGATCCATCGCCAGAGGCGCGAGGATGTTTTCCTTCACGTACTGCGAAAACGGCATGCCGCTCACGTGTTCCACAACATAGCCAGCCAGCGCCATTCCGTAGTTGCTATACTGAATCTCCTGGCCAGACGGCCTGATTCGCGCGGGCATGCACTTTGCGAGATATTGCAGGAGGGGCATAGCATACCGCTCATCCGCGGACGCCATCCCGATATATCCTTCGTCAAACCCGGCAGTGTGGGTCAGGAGGTTTCCAATTGTGATTGGCGCCGGATACGTCGGCGGGATTATCAGTGAATCGAGATAGTGATTCACATCATCATCCAGATCCACAAGGCCTCGGTCCACCAACTGCATCACAGCTGTGGCAGTGAACAGCTTTGAGATAGACCCTACACTGAATACCGCCTTACTCGGGTCGACTGGGACATGCCTCTCCAAATCGGCGAAGCCATATCCCCTGCTCAGAACCGTCTGGCCGTCTCTGACCATCACGAATACCACGCCGGGCACGTTCATGCGTTGCATTGCCTCTGCGAGGAAGCCATCGAGAAAAGACTCGATCTGTCCAAGATTCGCAGTTTCAGGAGCAGCCGAATTGCCCACAGGCAGACGCGCCGTCGGCGCGCCCACAGAGCGGAATCTCGACGCAATCCAAGCCCCCATCGGCGCCACAGTGGAGCGTCTGGCCCCATCCAGCTGCGGAGGAGAAGCCACAGTGAGGTCCGGAACGCGCACAACGGTGAGTAGGGCGAAAAGGGCAAGGACGACAAGAGCCAGGGAGACAGCCGCCCAC
The sequence above is a segment of the Clostridia bacterium genome. Coding sequences within it:
- a CDS encoding serine hydrolase domain-containing protein; the protein is MARANGPAGLAIRTSNGCRHAREWAAVSLALVVLALFALLTVVRVPDLTVASPPQLDGARRSTVAPMGAWIASRFRSVGAPTARLPVGNSAAPETANLGQIESFLDGFLAEAMQRMNVPGVVFVMVRDGQTVLSRGYGFADLERHVPVDPSKAVFSVGSISKLFTATAVMQLVDRGLVDLDDDVNHYLDSLIIPPTYPAPITIGNLLTHTAGFDEGYIGMASADERYAMPLLQYLAKCMPARIRPSGQEIQYSNYGMALAGYVVEHVSGMPFSQYVKENILAPLAMDHSGFELSDTVADGIAKSYRSVKGSRVQVAVPHVQINQAPAGALMTTGDDIARFMIAHLNEGRLGDARILTPESARAMHTQQFTNHPMLPGVAYGFFPDTRNGRRILSHDGAVWNFYSALVLIPEENTGFFVSCNSDSGAALPYELMGNLFSEFYPPTEDAGSISAIATRPISGFEERVKAIEGAYRPTRYPRRTVEKLIALSQEYRVEANRDGSIVLHPPGGSQPAEVWVEIEPFVFRKLGADTLMAFREASPGDAGRMFIGAHSFEKLRWYEGTSLHVPLIVGCTALFALAIVVWLVRALPGLTRRSRSRMRFQAPGSRLAGRARILCAAVGILNIAALGSGALGLLSMPEWEMVSTAPRALVFIRVLSLVGVLPAIALAVFVVRGSRHRGRLSVGSLDLGGFGWRRARMPFVTAAWSFAVLAAEAGVLWFLYYWNLLRVSF